A DNA window from Staphylococcus warneri contains the following coding sequences:
- a CDS encoding alpha-ketoacid dehydrogenase subunit beta, whose translation MSENRKLTFMGAINEAIDQSMEKDDNVILIGTDVSGGANVEHIKDDDTFGGVFGVTKGLAKKYSRDRVIDTPIAEHITLSTAVGAAATGLRPIAELMFNDFIGFGLDPILNQGAKMRYMFGGKAKIPLVVRTVHGAGAGAAAQHSQSLYNMFAAIPGVKVVVPSNPYDAKGLLNAAIEDDNLVVFSEDKTLLGQKGEVPEEHYKVEIGKANVVREGSDLSIVAIGKMVAVALETADQLAESNVSVEVIDLRSVSPWDKDTVLDSVKKTGRLIVIDESNPQCNVAGDVASVIGDIGFDYLDGPIKKVTAPDTPVPFAANLEEAYIPNTDKVLDVASELIDDLKQAKS comes from the coding sequence ATGAGTGAAAATCGTAAGTTAACATTTATGGGAGCAATCAACGAAGCAATCGATCAATCAATGGAAAAGGATGACAATGTCATTTTAATTGGTACAGATGTATCTGGTGGTGCCAATGTGGAACATATCAAAGATGATGATACATTTGGTGGTGTATTTGGTGTAACCAAAGGTTTGGCTAAAAAGTATAGTCGTGATCGTGTTATTGACACACCGATAGCAGAACATATTACCTTAAGTACAGCAGTTGGTGCGGCAGCTACTGGTTTACGACCAATCGCAGAGTTAATGTTCAATGACTTTATTGGATTTGGTCTGGATCCTATTTTGAACCAAGGGGCAAAAATGCGCTATATGTTTGGTGGGAAAGCTAAAATTCCATTAGTTGTTAGAACTGTACATGGTGCAGGCGCAGGTGCAGCGGCACAACATTCACAATCACTATATAATATGTTTGCTGCAATTCCAGGCGTTAAGGTCGTTGTGCCATCTAATCCATACGACGCTAAAGGATTATTAAATGCTGCCATTGAGGATGACAATTTAGTCGTATTCTCTGAAGATAAAACACTATTAGGTCAAAAAGGCGAGGTGCCAGAAGAACATTATAAGGTAGAAATTGGTAAAGCCAATGTTGTTCGAGAAGGTAGCGATTTATCCATTGTAGCTATAGGTAAAATGGTAGCTGTCGCTTTAGAAACGGCAGACCAATTGGCTGAAAGCAATGTATCTGTTGAAGTGATTGATTTACGCTCAGTATCACCTTGGGATAAAGATACAGTATTAGATTCAGTTAAGAAAACAGGGCGACTTATCGTCATCGATGAATCTAACCCACAATGTAATGTAGCTGGTGATGTGGCATCAGTGATTGGTGATATTGGATTTGATTATTTAGATGGTCCAATTAAAAAGGTCACTGCACCAGACACACCAGTACCATTTGCAGCTAACTTAGAGGAAGCTTATATACCAAATACAGATAAAGTTTTAGATGTCGCATCAGAATTAATCGATGATTTGAAACAAGCTAAATCATAA